One genomic region from Labeo rohita strain BAU-BD-2019 chromosome 7, IGBB_LRoh.1.0, whole genome shotgun sequence encodes:
- the rce1a gene encoding CAAX prenyl protease 2 — translation MNDDDDLKSSFHSEQLHANVASVPDGLCWVSILSCLLLACSYVGSLYVWKSELPRDHPAVIKRRFTSVLIVSALSPVFVWAWKDFTGIQPVPSLLALMGIRLEGLIPAIILPLLLTMVLFLGPLIQLAMDCPWGFIDGMKVVVDPCFWSLCLSDMRWLRNQVVAPLTEELVFRACMLPMLVPCAGPSTAIFTCPLFFGVAHFHHVIELLRFRQGTVSGIFLSAVFQFSYTAVFGAYTAFIFIRTGHLVGPVLCHSFCNYMGFPALSTALDHPHRLTILSFYVLGVVLFFLLIFPMTDPLFYGLPTPVCTLTSTPGSICS, via the exons ATGAACGACGACGATGATTTGAAGTCAAGTTTTCATTCAGAACAACTCCATGCTAATGTGGCGTCTGTTCCTGATGGACTTTGCTGGGTGTCAATTCTATCCTGTCTACTGCTTGCGTGCTCTTATGTCGGAAGTTTATACGTTTGGAAAAGCGAGTTACCAAG GGATCATCCTGCAGTGATAAAGAGGCGCTTCACCAGTGTACTGATTGTATCCGCTCTGTCTCCAGTGTTTGTGTGGGCATGGAAAGATTTCACAGGCATCCAG CCTGTTCCCTCATTACTGGCCCTTATGGGGATCCGGTTGGAGGGTCTTATTCCTGCTATTATTCTTCCGCTGCTATTGACTATG GTGCTATTTTTGGGTCCTTTGATCCAGCTAGCCATGGATTGCCCTTGGGGTTTCATTGATGGGATGAAAGTTGTAGTCG ACCCTTGCTTCTGGTCGCTGTGTCTGAGCGACATGCGCTGGCTGAGGAACCAGGTTGTGGCTCCATTAACGGAGGAGTTGGTTTTTCGGGCGTGCATGCTTCCCATGCTAGTACCCTGTGCCGGCCCGTCCACCGCAATCTTCACATGTCCACTCTTCTTTGGTGTTG CTCATTTTCACCATGTAATTGAGCTCCTGCGGTTCAGACAGGGCACTGTCTCAGGGATTTTCCTCTCTGCAG TGTTCCAGTTCTCCTACACTGCAGTATTTGGAGCTTATACAGCCTTTATATTCATCAGGACAG GTCATTTGGTGGGTCCTGTGCTGTGCCATTCCTTCTGCAACTACATGGGTTTTCCAGCTCTCAGCACGGCCCTGGACCACCCGCACCGCCTCACGATTCTCTCCTTCTACGTGCTGGGGGTCGTTCTCTTCTTCCTCCTCATCTTCCCCATGACTGACCCGCTCTTCTACGGTTTGCCTACACCCGTCTGCACACTGACCTCTACACCTGGATCCATCTGCTCTTGA